From the Paenibacillus sp. R14(2021) genome, the window GTGCCGTAATAATGATAACGAACGTCATTCGGAGAGCTTCCGGCGTGACGCCCCGCAGCTGCATCTGGGCTTCATTCATGTTCTTGATGGAAGAACCGCTGCTCGAGCCCGTCATCGACTGGAAGGACGCTTCGCTGATCATTTTGTTTAGGAACGTGGCTGCGGGCTGGAGATTTTCGTTTTGAATGAAAAACTGCCCGGTAAACCAGTCGTTCCAGATACCTACACCGACAAACAGTGCAATCGTAGCCATCACCGGCATGGAAAGCGGAAGAATGATTCGTGCAAATACCGACAGCTCGCTTGCGCCGTCGATTCGGGCCGATTCCGACAAGCCTCCGGGAATCCCATCAAAAAATGTCTTCATGATGATTGCATTGAAAAAGCTATACAGCGACGGCAGGACCAACACCCAGTACGTGTCCAGAATGTGCAGCTCTCGGTACAGGATAAACGTTGGGATAAGCCCTCCGCTGAACAACGTGGTGAAGAAAAAGAAGAAAACGATATACCTTCTACCCGGCAAGCCTTTCCGCGAAAGCCCATAGGCCAGCAAGGCCGTCAGTATGACGGAACCCACGGTCACGATAAACGTTCGGGAAACCGAGATAAAAAACGAATTGATGATATGCGGGTTTTTGAATGCCTTGGTGTAGTTCTCAAGCGTACCTACCCTTGGCAGGAAGTAGATGCCGCCCTTCATGGCATCATAGCCGTCGTTGAATGACAGCGCCAAAAAATAGATAAAGGGATAGAGTGCCGTCAGGCAGAATATGAGCAGCAGCGTATAGTTCACCGTGGAATAAATTCGATCGGCTGCCGACAGTCTTCTCACGCCCATACCCGCACCTCCTTAGGTTTATTGCATGAATTCCGCCCGTTTACCATAGCGATACGTCACTCACCTTTTTGGAAACTTTGTTAACGGCCACGATGAGGATCAGAGAGATGAACGACTTGAACAAGCCGATGGCCGTGGAATAAGCGAATTGTCCCTGCTGGATACCTGTT encodes:
- a CDS encoding carbohydrate ABC transporter permease, with amino-acid sequence MGVRRLSAADRIYSTVNYTLLLIFCLTALYPFIYFLALSFNDGYDAMKGGIYFLPRVGTLENYTKAFKNPHIINSFFISVSRTFIVTVGSVILTALLAYGLSRKGLPGRRYIVFFFFFTTLFSGGLIPTFILYRELHILDTYWVLVLPSLYSFFNAIIMKTFFDGIPGGLSESARIDGASELSVFARIILPLSMPVMATIALFVGVGIWNDWFTGQFFIQNENLQPAATFLNKMISEASFQSMTGSSSGSSIKNMNEAQMQLRGVTPEALRMTFVIIITAPIICVYPFLQKYFVKGVLVGSLKE